A window of the Brassica napus cultivar Da-Ae chromosome C5, Da-Ae, whole genome shotgun sequence genome harbors these coding sequences:
- the LOC125587642 gene encoding NAC domain-containing protein 12-like isoform X4 has translation MAENNVNLSINGQSKVPPGFRFHPTEEELLHYYLRKKVHSQKIDLDVIREVDLNKLEPWDIQEECRIGLTPQNDWYFFSHKDKKYPTGTRTNRATVAGFWKATGRDKIIYSCVRRIGLRKTLVFYKGRAPHGEKSEWIMHEYRLDDTPTSNGCSDVVTEDPMSYNEDGWVVCRVFRKKNYQKIDDSPKITLFSSPDDTDENRRPTTFHNTLNATVLDHVLLCMDRSGPNIFMPEIQTKTQHQDDLLFMQLPSLETPKSENLVGQCLTTTNQLDASLVEEKITGRPGCSNWASLDRLVAWQLNNGHHTCDRTSFDEEEDGDAMMQRWDLHWNNEDNVDIWSSFAESSSSPSSLDPLLHLSV, from the exons ATGGCGGAGAATAATGTAAATCTTTCGATTAATGGACAATCAAAAGTGCCTCCAGGTTTCAGATTCCATCCAACagaagaagaacttctccaTTACTATCTCCGCAAGAAAGTTCACTCTCAAAAGATCGATCTTGATGTCATTCGTGAAGTAGATCTCAACAAGCTTGAGCCTTGGGATATTCAAG AGGAATGTAGAATCGGGTTGACGCCACAGAACGATTGGTACTTCTTCAGTCATAAGGATAAGAAATATCCAACCGGGACTAGAACAAACCGGGCAACAGTCGCTGGATTCTGGAAAGCTACTGGACGTGATAAGATCATCTATAGTTGTGTCCGGAGAATTGGATTGAGAAAGACGCTAGTGTTCTATAAAGGAAGAGCTCCTCATGGTGaaaaatctgaatggatcatGCATGAGTATCGCCTCGACGATACTCCAACAAGTAAT GGCTGTTCTGATGTTGTAACTGAAGACCCAATGAGTTACAACGAAGACGGTTGGGTGGTATGTCGAGTGTTCAGGAAGAAAAATTATCAAAAGATCGACGATTCTCCTAAAATCACTCTATTTTCTTCACCTGATGACACTGACGAAAACAGAAGGCCCACCACCTTTCACAACACTCTAAACGCAACTGTTTTGGACCACGTTCTTCTATGCATGGACCGTTCCGGTCCCAATATTTTCATGCCCGAGATCCAAACCAAAACTCAACATCAAGACGATCTTTTATTCATGCAACTACCAAGTCTTGAGACACCCAAATCTGAAAATCTAGTTGGCCAATGTTTAACGACCACTAACCAACTCGATGCCTCTTTGGTTGAAGAGAAGATAACCGGCAGACCGGGTTGCAGTAATTGGGCTAGTCTTGACCGGTTAGTGGCATGGCAATTGAACAATGGTCATCATACGTGTGATCGTACGAGTtttgacgaagaagaagatggtgatgCCATGATGCAGCGATGGGATCTTCACTGGAATAATGAAGATAATGTCGATATCTGGAGTAGCTTCGCAGAATCTTCTTCGTCTCCTTCGTCTTTAGACCCTCTTCTTCATTTATCTGTATGA
- the LOC125587642 gene encoding NAC domain-containing protein 12-like isoform X3: MAENNVNLSINGQSKVPPGFRFHPTEEELLHYYLRKKVHSQKIDLDVIREVDLNKLEPWDIQEECRIGLTPQNDWYFFSHKDKKYPTGTRTNRATVAGFWKATGRDKIIYSCVRRIGLRKTLVFYKGRAPHGEKSEWIMHEYRLDDTPTSNQGCSDVVTEDPMSYNEDGWVVCRVFRKKNYQKIDDSPKITLFSSPDDTDENRRPTTFHNTLNATVLDHVLLCMDRSGPNIFMPEIQTKTQHQDDLLFMQLPSLETPKSENLVGQCLTTTNQLDASLVEEKITGRPGCSNWASLDRLVAWQLNNGHHTCDRTSFDEEEDGDAMMQRWDLHWNNEDNVDIWSSFAESSSSPSSLDPLLHLSV, encoded by the exons ATGGCGGAGAATAATGTAAATCTTTCGATTAATGGACAATCAAAAGTGCCTCCAGGTTTCAGATTCCATCCAACagaagaagaacttctccaTTACTATCTCCGCAAGAAAGTTCACTCTCAAAAGATCGATCTTGATGTCATTCGTGAAGTAGATCTCAACAAGCTTGAGCCTTGGGATATTCAAG AGGAATGTAGAATCGGGTTGACGCCACAGAACGATTGGTACTTCTTCAGTCATAAGGATAAGAAATATCCAACCGGGACTAGAACAAACCGGGCAACAGTCGCTGGATTCTGGAAAGCTACTGGACGTGATAAGATCATCTATAGTTGTGTCCGGAGAATTGGATTGAGAAAGACGCTAGTGTTCTATAAAGGAAGAGCTCCTCATGGTGaaaaatctgaatggatcatGCATGAGTATCGCCTCGACGATACTCCAACAAGTAAT CAGGGCTGTTCTGATGTTGTAACTGAAGACCCAATGAGTTACAACGAAGACGGTTGGGTGGTATGTCGAGTGTTCAGGAAGAAAAATTATCAAAAGATCGACGATTCTCCTAAAATCACTCTATTTTCTTCACCTGATGACACTGACGAAAACAGAAGGCCCACCACCTTTCACAACACTCTAAACGCAACTGTTTTGGACCACGTTCTTCTATGCATGGACCGTTCCGGTCCCAATATTTTCATGCCCGAGATCCAAACCAAAACTCAACATCAAGACGATCTTTTATTCATGCAACTACCAAGTCTTGAGACACCCAAATCTGAAAATCTAGTTGGCCAATGTTTAACGACCACTAACCAACTCGATGCCTCTTTGGTTGAAGAGAAGATAACCGGCAGACCGGGTTGCAGTAATTGGGCTAGTCTTGACCGGTTAGTGGCATGGCAATTGAACAATGGTCATCATACGTGTGATCGTACGAGTtttgacgaagaagaagatggtgatgCCATGATGCAGCGATGGGATCTTCACTGGAATAATGAAGATAATGTCGATATCTGGAGTAGCTTCGCAGAATCTTCTTCGTCTCCTTCGTCTTTAGACCCTCTTCTTCATTTATCTGTATGA
- the LOC125587642 gene encoding NAC domain-containing protein 12-like isoform X1: MAENNVNLSINGQSKVPPGFRFHPTEEELLHYYLRKKVHSQKIDLDVIREVDLNKLEPWDIQANAEECRIGLTPQNDWYFFSHKDKKYPTGTRTNRATVAGFWKATGRDKIIYSCVRRIGLRKTLVFYKGRAPHGEKSEWIMHEYRLDDTPTSNQGCSDVVTEDPMSYNEDGWVVCRVFRKKNYQKIDDSPKITLFSSPDDTDENRRPTTFHNTLNATVLDHVLLCMDRSGPNIFMPEIQTKTQHQDDLLFMQLPSLETPKSENLVGQCLTTTNQLDASLVEEKITGRPGCSNWASLDRLVAWQLNNGHHTCDRTSFDEEEDGDAMMQRWDLHWNNEDNVDIWSSFAESSSSPSSLDPLLHLSV; the protein is encoded by the exons ATGGCGGAGAATAATGTAAATCTTTCGATTAATGGACAATCAAAAGTGCCTCCAGGTTTCAGATTCCATCCAACagaagaagaacttctccaTTACTATCTCCGCAAGAAAGTTCACTCTCAAAAGATCGATCTTGATGTCATTCGTGAAGTAGATCTCAACAAGCTTGAGCCTTGGGATATTCAAG CAAATGCAGAGGAATGTAGAATCGGGTTGACGCCACAGAACGATTGGTACTTCTTCAGTCATAAGGATAAGAAATATCCAACCGGGACTAGAACAAACCGGGCAACAGTCGCTGGATTCTGGAAAGCTACTGGACGTGATAAGATCATCTATAGTTGTGTCCGGAGAATTGGATTGAGAAAGACGCTAGTGTTCTATAAAGGAAGAGCTCCTCATGGTGaaaaatctgaatggatcatGCATGAGTATCGCCTCGACGATACTCCAACAAGTAAT CAGGGCTGTTCTGATGTTGTAACTGAAGACCCAATGAGTTACAACGAAGACGGTTGGGTGGTATGTCGAGTGTTCAGGAAGAAAAATTATCAAAAGATCGACGATTCTCCTAAAATCACTCTATTTTCTTCACCTGATGACACTGACGAAAACAGAAGGCCCACCACCTTTCACAACACTCTAAACGCAACTGTTTTGGACCACGTTCTTCTATGCATGGACCGTTCCGGTCCCAATATTTTCATGCCCGAGATCCAAACCAAAACTCAACATCAAGACGATCTTTTATTCATGCAACTACCAAGTCTTGAGACACCCAAATCTGAAAATCTAGTTGGCCAATGTTTAACGACCACTAACCAACTCGATGCCTCTTTGGTTGAAGAGAAGATAACCGGCAGACCGGGTTGCAGTAATTGGGCTAGTCTTGACCGGTTAGTGGCATGGCAATTGAACAATGGTCATCATACGTGTGATCGTACGAGTtttgacgaagaagaagatggtgatgCCATGATGCAGCGATGGGATCTTCACTGGAATAATGAAGATAATGTCGATATCTGGAGTAGCTTCGCAGAATCTTCTTCGTCTCCTTCGTCTTTAGACCCTCTTCTTCATTTATCTGTATGA
- the LOC125587642 gene encoding NAC domain-containing protein 12-like isoform X2 produces MAENNVNLSINGQSKVPPGFRFHPTEEELLHYYLRKKVHSQKIDLDVIREVDLNKLEPWDIQANAEECRIGLTPQNDWYFFSHKDKKYPTGTRTNRATVAGFWKATGRDKIIYSCVRRIGLRKTLVFYKGRAPHGEKSEWIMHEYRLDDTPTSNGCSDVVTEDPMSYNEDGWVVCRVFRKKNYQKIDDSPKITLFSSPDDTDENRRPTTFHNTLNATVLDHVLLCMDRSGPNIFMPEIQTKTQHQDDLLFMQLPSLETPKSENLVGQCLTTTNQLDASLVEEKITGRPGCSNWASLDRLVAWQLNNGHHTCDRTSFDEEEDGDAMMQRWDLHWNNEDNVDIWSSFAESSSSPSSLDPLLHLSV; encoded by the exons ATGGCGGAGAATAATGTAAATCTTTCGATTAATGGACAATCAAAAGTGCCTCCAGGTTTCAGATTCCATCCAACagaagaagaacttctccaTTACTATCTCCGCAAGAAAGTTCACTCTCAAAAGATCGATCTTGATGTCATTCGTGAAGTAGATCTCAACAAGCTTGAGCCTTGGGATATTCAAG CAAATGCAGAGGAATGTAGAATCGGGTTGACGCCACAGAACGATTGGTACTTCTTCAGTCATAAGGATAAGAAATATCCAACCGGGACTAGAACAAACCGGGCAACAGTCGCTGGATTCTGGAAAGCTACTGGACGTGATAAGATCATCTATAGTTGTGTCCGGAGAATTGGATTGAGAAAGACGCTAGTGTTCTATAAAGGAAGAGCTCCTCATGGTGaaaaatctgaatggatcatGCATGAGTATCGCCTCGACGATACTCCAACAAGTAAT GGCTGTTCTGATGTTGTAACTGAAGACCCAATGAGTTACAACGAAGACGGTTGGGTGGTATGTCGAGTGTTCAGGAAGAAAAATTATCAAAAGATCGACGATTCTCCTAAAATCACTCTATTTTCTTCACCTGATGACACTGACGAAAACAGAAGGCCCACCACCTTTCACAACACTCTAAACGCAACTGTTTTGGACCACGTTCTTCTATGCATGGACCGTTCCGGTCCCAATATTTTCATGCCCGAGATCCAAACCAAAACTCAACATCAAGACGATCTTTTATTCATGCAACTACCAAGTCTTGAGACACCCAAATCTGAAAATCTAGTTGGCCAATGTTTAACGACCACTAACCAACTCGATGCCTCTTTGGTTGAAGAGAAGATAACCGGCAGACCGGGTTGCAGTAATTGGGCTAGTCTTGACCGGTTAGTGGCATGGCAATTGAACAATGGTCATCATACGTGTGATCGTACGAGTtttgacgaagaagaagatggtgatgCCATGATGCAGCGATGGGATCTTCACTGGAATAATGAAGATAATGTCGATATCTGGAGTAGCTTCGCAGAATCTTCTTCGTCTCCTTCGTCTTTAGACCCTCTTCTTCATTTATCTGTATGA